Sequence from the Maniola hyperantus chromosome Z, iAphHyp1.2, whole genome shotgun sequence genome:
gcgagctatcctattttattttattttattttctttattatacaaaaaaaaactatcgtacaattttcctattcttacaatttacaacatctatttcaatgtattatttcttatttcttcttttatgtcctaaatcactttaaatttaaaaactttaaacactttatttcattttatttatccatttactcgccaactttatatattctatgccactgacgtttaggtaatatttaaaaggcggtcactgaaaatcagcgttggggcatctggtacctcagatatttgctctagaggtttgtgtctgaggggcccgacgtctcaacacaagctgagtggcctacctgttcgaggtgttgcactgctgtacaggacgatattgcctacaccatgtaccacctatatacctcgaataaacattattctattctattcaattctattctaacccccgacctccgattggaaggcggacgtcctaaccactaggctaccacagccaATAAGCTCATATACCTATACTTAAATAAGtaccagagagacgaggcggggaggggtggtgcGTATTGCACTTATTGTCGGAGCGGTATGGTGTCGCACTGGCCGTGTGCCGTGTGGCAGCCAATACTTACTCAAATCCAGAGCGGTGAGGCGCCGCAGTGCCTCAAACAACAATTGTACAGACCATCCAAATGTCCCCTGATGTTATGATGGCGCCATTCCaattcacacaataataaactttGAGTTCTAAGGAATACAGCACACACAGCAAAGGTGCTAACATGACGGCAGGGACAGGTTATAGTGAACGGCATGTGTGCCGCGACGGGCTGTGCAACGCTGTGGTAATGCGGTCCGGCCTTTAACCGttcattatcatcgtcatcatcaacgaccgatagaagtccactattggacataggtttcttgtagggatatttttataatttttatgatagtgtttttacctacacttcaaggaaattaccaaataattttaaatgcatatcaaaaattgcgtaaccggcaggaatcgaacctgcatcttctgggtctCTGGGTTtggaagatgcaggttcgattcctgccggttacgcaatttttgatatgtatttaaaattattcttgtagggacttgcatATGCcacggtttttcgaactacttgccctgcccattgtcacttgtTGCCTTGTACACTAAGTAAGCCTTACCAGAGTGTCCACGCTGGTCACGCACGCCACAAAGTCTTGTTCAATCTGCACCAGATGCACGAAATGACGGACGGCGTCAAGCCGCCAGCGGCAGCCGCCGTCGGGAGGGCGCACGCCCGCGAGCCTCGCGCGCACCGCCTGCGCCTCCAGGAGCGCCCACTCGCGCCGCAACGGCCTCAACTTGTCCAGGGCGCAGCAGTCCGTCGTACCGTAATCAATAAACAGCACCTGCCCACCACACAACCATATGTGTGCTGATTCGGTATCTCACTATTCagcactgaatgatagccaccgagctcgtttgacattggttggttctacattgctgcctcACTGagcgatattaaaatatttttttcgttaGAAGACCTTCAATTGATCgtattcgtatttataatattttaaatacgaaagtgtgtctgtctgtctgtctgtctgctagcctttcacggtccatccgttcaaccgattttgatgaaatttggtacagagatagcttggatcccggggaaggacataggctactttttatcccggaaaatcaaagagttcccacgagatttttaaaaacctaaatccacggggatgaagtcgcgggcaacatctagttaaaaataaatgacaaatgggctcggtggctatcatacagtgttagacactgagtttcACACTTCACACtgatattataaaagcaaaagtatatataaatatatgtgtgtgcgtgtgtgtttgttactctttcacgcaaaaactactgtccgacggatttggctgaaatttatgGAGACAGCTTATATCTTGACTTAACACATGGCTACTTTatatcacggaaaattaaagatttcccgcggtatcaaaaaatattattagaggGGATTAGGCAGTGGTCCCACCGccagcgagaaaacgactaactatcggcgatcggcggcaataaagaaatttgtatttgtatttgattttctctctcaagaaatgcacaataaatgtacattccgtgtaaacgaaagagatgcatatatcaaaagttgctctctgactgttcatactgtcggcgacgactcgctttactagttttgtcgcgagagctctcaaaaataaaatcgctcagcgatgctcgcttgcttgaacacgtgtaacgcgcgcgcaggtttgcacaggactaagcgaccgcgggcgaatgtcgcgagtaatcgctcgtcgcacttgcacactcgcttatagcccggcgacaaaactatcgaaactacatactcgcttcccgctgagcgccaactcgtttaagtttctagttctactcgtttctcgttcatcgtcggcggtcggaccactgcctgaGGGAGGGATTACCTTTACCACCGATTCCGTCAATTGTTTAACGATGACGGCCCGATACCAGGTATTATAGTAGCAGGCGGCACAATAGTGGCCCAATTTTATGGCGCCCGGGAGAACTTTGCGGTCTTTGCCCGCGCCGCGCGTGTAATATTCGCTGCGGACAACACGCTCAATTATATGgacaatagggtatttgacatcAAGCGAGAAaaggctcaaaagggctagaacccagagccgtaaaaccagtttaaaaaaaatcaagcgagaaaaaatctaaaaatgcaaatattatattaaacgttttttatgtgaaaacaagtaaataactaatgagaaatacaattacgccacgaattcccaaagtttgttttgcaactaaagttgcatttcttcttgaaaaaaaccggttacacgataagggacaaaaaataagttagctgcgtctctatttatcacattagtaactttatctgtgctctctttttagtgtgaatgagaaagtaacgttcctgtatctacctttattactctatctacgaacAACAAGATATTTATCTTCTATTCAAATATTCAAATCaattattcaaagtaggtaatgcTGTAGGTACCTCCAACTGCGTCGAATCCCAAAGAACGGTTAAGTGTTTGAgctgtatgtatgtccgttcctatgtctgCTTTTAACTACtaaacggctcaaccgattttgataaatgatgcGTTATTAGATTCGCCTTGACAACGCGATTGTCACTTCGAagctaaaattcttaaaaaatcaaaatatcagaTTTTacgtaagtacagtacgcggcagaaagtaatgtacatcggcctttagaatatgacatttcggctttgtagagcgttgtccctgtcactcatacctatatgacgttttgtcggtcttaacgacagagacaacgctctacaaatctgctatctccttttaaagagATGTCATTTTCTACGGATAATACCTGGATTGCTTCCTCGTAATACTGACTTGAAGCAAAACCTACTGGGCTCCGATCTCTTGATCTAATTTGTTAGTCGAAGTGGGacagctataatattatataagtagatatttgctTCAAGAAAGTATTGGAAGTGAACTCTCCACTACTTCTACTACATAAGGTAGACTTACTCCATTTCCTGCATTTGCTCGGCATTGGCATTGTAGCCGCCGCCTAACCGCAATATCCAGAATTGAGTAGGAGAGTATACCTCTTCTACTCTGACTGTGAATATGGAGCCAACAGCCACATCGGAGATACTGGCAGCTGGGATGACCTGACGTAGTTTCACGCAGTCATCAGGAAATGTGCCTTCTCTCTGCACAGGGCAAGGGTCACATatagaattagaatttgtttattaatcacttggtacacaatcaattaatttacaaaaccactataataattaataatcagtaaaataatatgtgtaaacaaaaacaacacaatcgatagaattgcattagtgaaacactgCGTCGCAATTCTATCGCCAATATACAGTTGGCTCGTAAGAGCTGTAGACCATGACCGGAGCTCAGACTGAGGACTCCATAGGGTAGATATTCACTTAATgattaaaaaactggccaagtgcgagtcaggctcgcgcaacgagagttccgtactactgtcgtactttttcgacccTTTATTTCTGGTCCTGAAGCCGAAAGCTGCCCCttcagaaatatattttaacagtcttattcataaaaatccCTTATTAAAGGTTTACAATGTTCATTAGCTAAAATGCTCATTAGGCCTATTAAACGTTTCATAACTTTCTTTATTCATAAAGGTTCAATAAACCTCTCACAACTAAATTCTCGCTATACGCTGGTTTCGCTTTGTTATGTTGTCGTTCTGATGAATTCATAGACAAAACGGCAAAAAACTGGGGTTTTATGGTCTGCGCTCCGTGAAGTGACTATTGTTTTCATTTTTGTTtgttcaaaaaaaaacattaaagatAAAAAAGTGTCTCCAAATTGTTGGCATCTCGACGTGTTGCGatgcgacaggtagagatggcaatcgggatatgaggcggggggacgccccgcacgtcacccgtgctatctcgcaccgggttagcgcggggactgtgcgggtatgcgggtctccacctcgattgccatctcgacctgtcgcgacaggtcgagatgtacATTTTGCAATAATACAATGTCActagaaacaaaacaaaataacctcacttcacTCAAATTATCAGCTGTCCCGAAGACAAGTCAGCCATCGGCCATCTTGTCCTTTATGAAGGGTTTATAGTAGGGTCCACCCTATTATAAGTTATGGAGCTGTTATAAGAGCATTTTAGCACTATTGAACGTTTatgaataatgtttttaaattctAAGTATACTTATCATACGCAGTTTGAACTcagacttaaaaaaataaaaatcttttttattcgaataaacttttacaagtactttcgaatagtcggatgcatctaccaaaCTCACacttaaataaaacttacacAACAGTATTTTTAATgaagcaaaataaatgattatgatgaatTACCATAAAAAATTTAAGGGTGAATATAATAGGAAAAGATGAACAGTCagatattcttttattttaatttaacaacAGCGATGTCATTAAAGACctgttttgtttttgaaatatgAATAAATGTCTGGACCCGACTGAAATGAacttatacaagtaggtacgctggaagaTCGGTGCACtacaaaatttttacaaaaaaaataaaaaccgacttcgatacacaaacactaaaaattgaaaaataatttaatttattaccgaatatattatgtatacaagatttaatatagttccataataatactttttggtgccggtgccaattagctttagctgcgcgaatcgtctagacttcatatttttatgagactccacaatggcacctcattggcaccgaccccaaaaaatattattatggaactatattaactcttgtatacataatatgttcggtaataaattaaattatttttcaatttttagtgtttgtgtatcgaagtcggtttttattttttttgtaaaaaatttttatttcacaatttttagtggccccatggaattatgctatgactggttaaaaatctactgtttacttagctattacactgatcgcgagcaatttactcttatccgttgaggagttccagtatctatcttcgaagatgttcatcagatcttcaccaaattgaaatgggaccaactttgaactataccctttcaaacaaaaaaagaattttcaaaatcggtccaggcgtctttgagtaatcggggaacatacataaaaaaaaaaaaaaaaaaaaaaagattccgacgaattgagaacctcctcctttttttgaagtcggttaaaaaagacaATTATTGCCATTCTTGCCGAGTCAAACGCCACCAAACGTATCGGAAATCAAAAAAGACATTTGGTGTCCAATGGTCTTTTGACACTATGTTGACTGATagctcatcactaacatttagttcttagtacgctcacatgacactCACTGCGCTATAAGTGCCAAAATGGCGCAATCAAGATGGCTGTTGCTTTAagaacaggtcggcaatcgcaggtccagacACTAGCGACCTACTTTGCAGGGTCAGACCCATCAAGCAATGAAAACCTTCCAGGATCAGTTTTCTTTAATGTCTCGTACATGGCGCTGGCTCGGCCGTTCCGGCCAAGCGGTGAAGATCCGCCCAGCAATCATTGTCTGATGGGATAGGTTTGAACTCTGAAGCCACTCACGTATGGATTATATGGCAGAGCCTCTTCTACAGGGTAGGGCTCCTGgcgtttcttgacggacagcgGCAGCGGGAAGGTCGGCCGGCGGGTCGTGCAGAAAAGCAGATAGTCCTGTCTACGCGGCAAATACTTTACCTGGACGTCTTTAGCCTTAGCGGCCAGGTAAAGTACCGTCATATAGTCCAATCTGTGGGCGTTATGTCACatcaatatttacaaaaaaaactcggtcaagtgcgagtcaggctcgcgcaactagggttccgtactacagtcgtattttttcgacattttgcacgataaatcaaaaactatgactcataaaaaaaaatgcacaggtgatacacctttcatatgataccccacttaatatagttatctcactttgataattgaaaatacgaattattagatcaactgacgtcaaaatgacgtcatttcgatgttaatgaggcatggttccagcgcaatagcaatttgcgggacttatagtagtACAATGCCTAGTGCCTCTCTCTCTGTCTGACTCTAATATATAAACTCTCTTTCTGTGTCTTTCGTACCAGATCGTCCAACCACCTTCTCCAGCTCCTCCACCTGCTTGTGGTTGCTGGACCCTGTCACGACATAGCACGTTACCAAGTACAGTTACCTGAGCAGTTCTCCCATGTCTGTAGCCCACATCCCGTTGTTACACTTGGAGAGTTCCTGCCGCAGCTCCAGCTCGTCCACTGACGGGCTGAAATGGCGCTCGCGATAGCTTGACCCTGTCACAACACTGCACGTCACCAAATATCATACCGAGACATTTTTCAATAGGTataatgtatctaaatataagtataaaacgaaaaggtgactgactgactgactgatttatcagaCAGATCGactgacagctcaaactactcgacggatcgggctgaaatttgcagatgcagatgcagatagctattatgacgtagagatccgctaagaaaggctttttgaaaattcaacccctaagggggtaaaataggggttcgaaatttgtgtagtccacgcggacgaagtcgagggcataagctagtttaatatatcgGTGGATGTGCTCAAAGCGGTCATAGGAGGCAAAGTGATCACTTTTCATTTTTctgttatttaaaataatagcgCGACAATTGCCACTTTTGTCGCACAAAAAATCCTCCACCCCGTGCTGGGCAGTATAAGCCggcggaaatatctgagaacctagcttagtgacgtcatgcaacgcgctcGCGTTGGCACCGGTACTGGATAGACGAAAACGGGCGAGTTGCGGGGAACCAGCGAGGTTCGTAGATATTTCCGCTAGGTAGTAATTCGGTAACATTGGGACTGGCCACGTTGCTCTTACCCCCATGGCTGCTTTAGGCGACCGCACGGGCAAAGCGGTTTTTTACAAGTTAAGGTAATTTAAACATTTATATACTTTAGATAGGTACATCTTAGATATTTTAATTTGCGAGAATATAAATTTCAGATAtataataaattcaataaaGTCTTTTCCCAGCATTCGCAGTATAAAATTCTTTTGGGAAATCAATCGTTCGATAGGTTTTTTTAACTCAAAGCTAAGGTGGCCACTTTGAGCATACTTCGCTTACTAGCACTCGGAAATTATTATTTCGACTTTGCGTAAAAACAATGACTACTTTCACGTCAGTCCACTCTGGAAGGCAGCTAGTTATtgctaatattatgaatagtaGTGACTAGGATCACTATAGTCCGTACGAAATGACTTCttacgtgccattttaactgtatgggtcaactgtcttgtcaaaagtacggttcacctttaaaataaggattaaaaaCCACTAAAAACGTATTTTTGACGTGACAATTAACACAaagtaaaatggcgcgtgacaaTTCATTTTGTACCTCTAATCCCTCTAATAAACAATTTTGTTACCTAGTAagtatactagcgacccgccccggcttcgcactggTAGCttgttacaattttcgtaaggatctctaatttgtctaaataaaatatagcctggatcaaaaataatgtagctttctactggtgaaagattattttttaaataaaattggtttagtagttccagagattaccccctacaaacaatcTTATACAAActaactctttataatatatagatgAGTTTTTCTGGAACCTCCAACCGATTATAAAGAAACAGAgacaagcttgcagctcctaccttccgcctcaggaaagtccaaaagtcatttgtgggtatgggtattaccttttataataaaatcccgcaaactattttggacttacctttgcacaagtttaaaaaattctattaaaaatatgctcctgaaaaaagcatattacacaattgaagattatctaaatgataaaagagcgtggatttgacctgcagctcgttccagcaacgcacaagactgcaaatactattttatacatggcataatcttgtacctatatcaaatatttgaatagagcaaccgctgagtttcttgctggttcttctcggtaggaaaggcattccgaaccagtggtagatgcatccgactattcgtaagtacttgtaaaagtttattcgaataaaaaagatttttatttttattttatgcttaATGAATGGGTACAATACAGCAATAGTGCCCACAAGTGAGGTTTGAGGATTTGACTACTCCATAGACTACTCACTCAAAACTGCATCGATGTATGACTCCTCCATGATTGCGCACCACCTTGAAAGAAAATGTAAGTATACTTATTTAACATAATAAGACTCGCACACAAAGCGTTGCGTACGATCGTAGAAGAAATAacatttcttaatttttagggttccgtacctcaaaaggaaaaacggaacccttataggatcactttgttgtctgtctgtctgtctgtctgtcggtctatcaagaaacctacagggtacttcccgttgacctaaaatcatgaaatttggcaagtaggtagatcttatagctgacattcggggggaaaaaaatgtggtcatgaactaataattagtgtttcaaagaaagataactatatcaagtggggtattatatgaaaggtcttcacctgtgcattctaaaacagattttcatttatttttatgcatcacagtttttgaattatcgtgcaaaacgtcgaaaaaatacgactgtagtacggaaccctcgttgcgcgagcctgactcgcacttgggcggttttgataaattattatggcggtctatttgatattttagtaggtactacttgttcttatagcggcaatagtaaGTAATACGTTTATAGTGCGTTCGCTAACATAGTGTCGGTACGTCACCCGCAGGTACACttaatgttttcttttattttttaccgtttttaattttttttttctattctaagaataaaacAGAATCTCTgaatagtctgccaatccgcacttggtcagcatgGTAGACCATGTTTAAACccattttcattctgagagaagacccgtgtttatgataatattatatttaagaccAGCCATACAtacggacagcttgaagcagtcaggatgtactgcttcaagctgcgactacgtgttgaactacagacttctacgtacgaACATAtacgaaccgctcaagcagttgcaactgcttcgggcggttgggcggtcaagcagtcgccaggcatacactgactgctcgagctgtcgaccgctctcgcgcagttacctctgcccgcgctcctcattccacgtcgcgcacgcttcccgcccgcattgaaattgcttggcagcttgaagctgccatcgagcatttaagctaactgctcgatggcagcttcaagctgttgactccgactgctcgagcggtccgtgtatgttgatcactggctaaccgctcgagcagtccatGTATGGCGGACCTTATGTTTATGGTTAGGTATACTGTAACAAAATacgaatttatataaaaaataaaagtaaagagaattttaatgacaaatatgagtaggtaaataaacaaataaaagtaaaatagacaCTTCCTCCCTCAAAGTGTCGGAGCCTTGGAgtacactgtacagtgtacaccccAGGCGGCAAGTTTTGAAGTCACGGGCGGTGCCTTTGACAAGACGCGCCGCACGTGCGAAGGCGGTTCGAGTGATTCGACACAAATGCGACCGTAAGTAAGCGAACCGACTTTACCTGTACACCTtcagtccgtgacaggttgagacggcaaacggggtatgaggcggggggacgccccgcacacccacacctCACGCGCGCTCAACCGCACCAGTCAGCGCGTGGACTgtgcagtggccctaccgcggttgtttgacagctacaatgtcacgatcgcaatcatctctgattggttaatgctcgctcactattggccacaatgcattgttgctcattgttgcaacaagaatcgcacaaattcagccaatcagaacaattgagattgtaataatgattgatgcaggttttagacaatcgccccgctggttTTAatttgccatttcaacctgtcgcgtactatacatagaaatcggtccagaaacttCGGAAAAATCGGTGcacctacctaggtacatacttacataggtaggtacgttaaaaaagggccgaattgagaaccatagAATTCGGTTAAAAGAAATTAGTgttattacagttcttgcaattcacgaaggcgagtggcacatgcttgtgtttaagtcgtatcggtataagtaacgtacactgaatgtgtgcgtttgggagcgcttgctcgcgactgattggtccgacatgcactcACACTaacgcaatgtccgtgtatcCAACGTAACTACAATcacactcgccttcgtgaattgcaagaactgtagtgaTGGATCACTTACGATGGTAGTTATAAAGATTTTGAACGTTTCATTATggtatctacactaatattataaagaggaaaactttgtttgtttgtttgtttgtttgtttgtttgtactgaataggctcaaaaactactggaccgattttaaaaattctttcaccattcgaaagctacattatccacgagtaacataggctatattttattttggaaaaaaatagggttccgtaagatatttgggtttttcggacacaaggtgtaaaaaatcaaccagaaaagttacttattttgcgtacgctgcctaaactataaaagatagaaccataaaatgttctaattaattgtagatcttataaatatctacaaaaaagtccgcgacacactatacccatctatgtcgagtgaggcacagcaaccatttttttatttaaaaatcttgaattttttttggactacatttaaacgcgtttattttactcatgctattaatccttatcaaaataaatgatttcatcactaagaacagtttatggag
This genomic interval carries:
- the LOC138404509 gene encoding tudor domain-containing protein 7A-like, with protein sequence MEESYIDAVLRSSYRERHFSPSVDELELRQELSKCNNGMWATDMGELLRLDYMTVLYLAAKAKDVQVKYLPRRQDYLLFCTTRRPTFPLPLSVKKRQEPYPVEEALPYNPYREGTFPDDCVKLRQVIPAASISDVAVGSIFTVRVEEVYSPTQFWILRLGGGYNANAEQMQEMDEYYTRGAGKDRKVLPGAIKLGHYCAACYYNTWYRAVIVKQLTESVVKVLFIDYGTTDCCALDKLRPLRREWALLEAQAVRARLAGVRPPDGGCRWRLDAVRHFVHLVQIEQDFVACVTSVDTLNSVLEVELSYVNKHNTHINIARELIEANRAALRSDTAAGEMELYTFPSFAALESGTVPSFEELFRFMRDGFVVEAPRFFNQPPHDFAFARLCWWTPPVLRSRLLDVLQYAYAQRENKSLKF